The sequence AGAGAAAATGGGACTTGACTATCTCGATCTTTATTTGATTCACTGGCCTGGAAAAGAGAAGTACATGGAGTCTTGGAAAGCTCTTGAATCCCTTTATAAAGAGGGCAGGATCAAAGCGATCGGTGTAAGTAACTTCCAGGTACATCACTTGGAGCATTTACTCGAGGAAGCTGAAATCACTCCTGTTGTTAACCAGATCGAATTCCATCCCAAGCTGATTCAAACGGAAGTGAGAGATTTTTGCCAGAAGCACAATATCCAAGTTGAAGCCTGGTCTCCCCTTATGAATGCAGAGCTATTAAGCAATGAAACCATTAAAGGGATTGCTCAGTCACATGGTAAATCACCCGCTCAAGTGATACTGCGCTGGGATCTCCAACAAGGAGTCATCACAATTCCAAAGTCCATGACGGAGTCCAGAATTCAAGAAAACATTTCTATATATGATTTTGAATTAACTTCTGAACAAATGGATCAATTAGATGCATTAAATGAAGGTCTCCGCAGTGGTCCGGATCCGGATGAGTTCGATTTTTAATGAGTGAATAGTACAAAAGAGGATGACCTAAAGAAAATCTTTGGGCCATCCTCTTTATTTGTAGGCTATACAAGAGACTTTTTGTTATATTGAAGAACTTTTTTATAAAACCTCTCTAAAAAATCCCTCAAACAAGAATATTTTTCTAATCTGAAAAAATAATATAACCAATTGGAAACGTGAAGCAATCATTGTGAATCCAGCAATATCAAGGGTTTGTGCGTTAGTGGGTTCATGACAAATTCTCCCTTATGACATTTGTCATACCCAGCATATGACACCTACTACTAACACGATGATTTCGCTTATCCTATAATGAGTTCAACGCCTTAAATGAAGGGAATTATGACATGACAAATATAAAAACGTTGAAAAAAGAAGTTGCTCCTTATGAAAAGTCAACAACAAAGGAAAGTGTATGGCAGATCATCAACACGCTGGGGCCATTCTTTCTATTATGGTTTCTTGCGTATCAAAGTCTTTCGGTATCGTACTGGCTGGCGCTCGT is a genomic window of Rossellomorea sp. y25 containing:
- a CDS encoding aldo/keto reductase — translated: MNVKSITLNNHIKMPEVGYGVFRVEDGPELERAVQTAIKLGYRSIDTAAIYGNEESVGKGINKAIEAGIVSREELFVTSKVWNNGLSYDETIAAYEESLEKMGLDYLDLYLIHWPGKEKYMESWKALESLYKEGRIKAIGVSNFQVHHLEHLLEEAEITPVVNQIEFHPKLIQTEVRDFCQKHNIQVEAWSPLMNAELLSNETIKGIAQSHGKSPAQVILRWDLQQGVITIPKSMTESRIQENISIYDFELTSEQMDQLDALNEGLRSGPDPDEFDF